A single window of Salmo salar chromosome ssa21, Ssal_v3.1, whole genome shotgun sequence DNA harbors:
- the cfap91 gene encoding cilia- and flagella-associated protein 91: MSLSVTRTFNKQNETNKGFTQQRVHDYLYDPVYTVSGEMDHARASFKAHASVDRVRKVPEYGSMFSHLPHHPRYALRLDTTDPVPTFIDRRWRGYTEQRREAVQQLARVIPGAQFQVRGRKDSSVSGIDRWKFFKCPLIPFAQQVPPDVVFALPKANPYSTVEGGNEQLPTPFQRTMGVQTDYRDSEAQTDPYTPEYVVRPGTTPPELLTLATLTWGRGLPAGLAEVEMIERTRVKRAWEATLPPMDDLSQLDKRKRMMDEMERKEWAFREDEIQKLQEARLALLMGLLRQREEVQQEATVDRLDLKYSQHQRDKESKLSKIRNDYIISMRKLTAKRKNVEGKLKRRDIIKDYSNYSSQTYAPLSRIGLFPDRHSQRNMVKSRYLDTYEGLLELEAGLPVSVTEPCIKAPVPKVSKGFVKRSARREIELMKTHQALKEEKTRVEEKKTLRFLFKTEKSVPRPQTPVVDEPPEGDEDRELAVIYLQKLLRGRSIQNQMFEGKEKRLELIQELRTTHALQREVQELQRADTQLTLALQRQREQHTHKASLVEGYQAGVAGAELVDMLDFLSKELIRLQEERRIHAFTLLAERDRRLREAEESGRRQMEERRRREEDEIFKQVMRVHQETVDLYLEDIILGTLDQTADQQARQEIRRVAENVNNIAYAMEETRSSLQSEEIVAELVYSFLIPEVQKINVRDRVRQSQRRHLQAAHQIIHGGEESSVAPPPGSPGAQRPPSPSDRASSQLLEEMLTHVEQELEGAGRGEEERREAGEAQQKRTS; this comes from the exons ATGAGTTTATCAGTAACTCGAACATTTAATAAGCAAAATGAAACCAACAAAGGTTTTACACAACAGCGGGTACACGACTATCTATATG ACCCCGTATATACTGTGTCCGGTGAAATGGACCATGCAAGGGCCAGCTTCAAGGCACATGCATCCGTGGACCGGGTG AGGAAGGTTCCAGAGTATGGGTCCATGTTCAGTCACCTACCTCACCACCCTCGTTACGCCTTGCGTCTGGACACCACTGACCCTGTGCCCACTTTTATTGACCGCCGCTGGCGAGGGTACACAGAGCAGCGCAGAGAGGCAGTTCAGCAGCtggcaag GGTCATTCCTGGTGCTCAGTTTCAGGTCAGAGGGCGCAAAGACAGCAGCGTTTCAGGCATTGATCGTTGGAAGTTTTTCAAGTG CCCCCTGATCCCCTTTGCACAGCAGGTTCCCCCCGATGTGGTCTTTGCATTGCCCAA AGCTAACCCATACTCTACAGTGGAGGGGGGTAATGAGCAGCTGCCCACTCCATTCCAGCGCACCATGGGAGTGCAGACTGACTACAGGGACAGTGAGGCCCAGACGGACCCCTACACCCCCGAATACGTGGTACGGCCCGGGACAACCCCCCCAGAGCTGCTGACACTGGCCACACTGACATGGG GTCGTGGTCTTCCAGCGGGACTGGCGGAGGTGGAGATGATTGAGCGAACCAGGGTGAAGCGGGCGTGGGAGGCCACCCTGCCCCCCATGGACGACCTGAGTCAACTGGacaagaggaagaggatgatggaTGAGATGGAAAGGAAGGAGTGGGCCTTCAGGGAGGACGAGATCCAgaa GCTGCAGGAGGCTCGCCTGGCCCTGCTGATGGGTCTACTGAGGCAGAGGGAGGAGGTTCAGCAAGAGGCCACGGTGGACAGGCTGGACCTCAAGTACTCCCAGCaccagagagacaaggagagcaaGCTGAGCAAGatacgcaatgactacatcatct CAATGAGGAAGCTGACGGCGAAAAGAAAGAATGTGGAGGGAAAGCTAAAGCGCCGTGACATCATCAAGGACTACTCCAACTACTCATCTCAGACGTACGCCCCTCTGTCCCGCATCGGCCTGTTCCCTGACCGCCACTCCCAGCGCAACATGGTCAAGAGCCGCTACCTTGATACCTACGAAG GTTTGCTGGAGCTGGAGGCGGGACTTCCAGTCTCAGTGACAGAGCCATGTATCAAAGCCCCCGTACCCAAAGTCAGCAAGGGCTTCGTCAAACGCTCTGCACGCAGAGAGATAGAGCTCATGAAGACACACCag GCTCTGAAGGAGGAGAAGACTCGTGTGGAGGAGAAGAAGACCCTGCGCTTCCTCTTTAAGACAGAGAAATCTGTTCCTCGACCACAGACTCCCGTGGTGGACGAGCCCCCTGAG GGGGACGAGGACAGAGAGCTGGCTGTCATCTACTTGCAGAAGCTGCTGAGGGGAAGAAGCATTCAGAACCAG atgtTTGAGGGGAAGGAGAAGCGTCTAGAGCTGATCCAGGAGTTGAGAACCACTCATGCCCTGCAGAgagaggtgcaggagctccagaGAGCAGACACACAGCTCACACTGGCTCTGCAGAGACAgcgagaacaacacacacacaag GCATCCTTGGTGGAGGGGTACCAGGCAGGTGTGGCAGGGGCGGAGCTTGTGGACATGCTGGACTTCCTATCGAAGGAGCTGATTCGCCTACAGGAGGAACGCAGGATCCATGCTTTCACCTTATTGGCCGAGAGAGACAGGCGCCTCCGAGAGGCCGAGGAGAGTGGACGGAGACAGATGGAAGAGAGGAGAcgtagagaggaggatgagatcttcaaacag gtgATGAGGGTTCATCAGGAGACAGTAGATCTGTACCTGGAGGACATCATCCTGGGGACTCTGGACCAGACAGCAGACCAACAGGCCAGACAGGAGATACGCAGAGTGGCAGAGAACGTCAACAACATCGCCTACGCCATGGAGGAGac tcggagCAGCCTGCAGTCAGAAGAGATCGTAGCAGAGCTGGTGTACAGCTTCCTGATCCCTGAGGTGCAGAAGATCAACGTCAGAGACAGAG TGCGTCAGAGCCAGCGCAGGCACCTCCAGGCGGCTCACCAGATCATCCACGGGGGTGAAGAGAGCTCCGTGGCCCCTCCTCCTGGCTCCCCTGGTGCCCAGCGCCCCCCCTCGCCCTCAGACAGGGCTTCCAGCCAGCTCCTGGAGGAGATGCTAACCCATGTGGAGCAGGAGCTGGAGGGAgcaggcaggggagaggaggagcgtAGGGAGGCGGGAGAGGCACAGCAGAAAAGAACCAGCTGA